Proteins from one Juglans microcarpa x Juglans regia isolate MS1-56 chromosome 1S, Jm3101_v1.0, whole genome shotgun sequence genomic window:
- the LOC121247822 gene encoding uncharacterized protein LOC121247822 isoform X2, producing MEDRMYPKVKVKEQNEQDDPKGSSLFPLNDDSCFPVEHEDLSPLCVAKIPISYVPNASMPTISESEGVGKNDKKIDKDDKINDRASSILRPRAILSSPDNDVTIGNKNRSKKVKQPSALKNPNLVQSSHVHCKAISSAIAESPFNTRISMDADDGKSNRRGKKGSALSVPSQKKYLRTVKPSSMGT from the exons ATGGAAGACAGAA TGTATCCGAAGGTGAAGGTGAAGGAACAGAACGAGCAAGATGATCCTAAGGGAAGTTCTTTGTTTCCGTTGAATGATGATTCTTGTTTTCCAG TGGAGCATGAAGACTTATCTCCACTATGTGTAGCAAAAATTCCAATCTCTTATGTACCGAATGCATCTATGCCAACAATTTCTGAATCTGAAG GAGTAGGGAAGAATGATAAGAAAATTGACAAGgatgataaaataaatgataggGCCAGTTCAATCCTGCGTCCACGTGCCATTTTATCTAGTCCAG ATAATGATGTGACGATTGGAAACAAGAATAGGAGTAAAAAAGTGAAACAACCTTCAGCTTTGAAGAATCCTAACTTGGTTCAAAGCAGCCATGTGCACTGTAAGGCTATCTCGAGCGCCATCGCTGAAAGTCCTTTCAATACAAGGATTTCCATGGATGCTGACGATGGTAAGAGCAACCGTAGAGGAAAGAAAGGGTCAGCGTTATCAGTTCCAAGTCAGAAAAAATATCTTAGAACTGTGAAACCAAGCTCTATGGGAACTTAG
- the LOC121247655 gene encoding mitochondrial import receptor subunit TOM9-2-like encodes MTSPQGKKRASTMSNDQSLISRVSRGVSQSPIIHQTKRAASDAAFVSKKLIRSTGRAAWIAGTTFLILVVPLIIEMDREQQVNDLELQQASLLGTSK; translated from the coding sequence ATGACATCGCCGCAGGGCAAAAAGCGAGCCTCTACGATGAGCAACGACCAGTCCCTCATTTCTAGGGTCTCACGAGGCGTGTCTCAGTCCCCGATCATCCACCAGACGAAGCGAGCCGCCTCCGACGCCGCTTTCGTGTCCAAGAAGCTGATCCGCAGCACCGGCAGGGCCGCCTGGATTGCCGGTACCACCTTCCTCATCTTGGTTGTCCCGCTCATCATCGAGATGGACCGCGAGCAGCAGGTCAATGACCTTGAGCTCCAGCAGGCCAGCCTCCTCGGCACCTCCAAGTGA
- the LOC121245903 gene encoding LOW QUALITY PROTEIN: uncharacterized protein LOC121245903 (The sequence of the model RefSeq protein was modified relative to this genomic sequence to represent the inferred CDS: deleted 2 bases in 1 codon), translated as MSTILAPFQLLELNLISAQDLANVSRSMRTYAVAWVHQDRKLSTRVDSQGDNNPTWNDKFVFRVDDAFLHSDTSAVMIEIYALHWFRDVHVGTVRVLVGNLIPNLHQSNNQNNNQAVKVGMRFVALQVRRPSGRPQGILNIGVGILNSSMRSMPLYSQLNSSAVGYRHLMGEEDSHLQGNGSLHTAVSKPSIRRTKSDTSSMIASDLRTSEFRAVQQKSNLNSSSMVNGSEVGPKKKKIWSKASSLISGSEVGRRRKNKNKIEYSSIISGSEVYGMEAPNMGKLAKPYGRSSSVISGSEVGWDPTPKKGREKASNGRPSSVHSSSEVAAEVYPTPKRVVLNANPVKEIDNSSESEVEKPKVRLSTLEKSGFDLDFGAPRKATTPMHPRMTPSHARATPKHPRATPVHPRASATATPMRAKSFHKFNGLLEYATPRRSTAMEYATTPRRSTRAFLTESELGPSPSEVAAEMAKVQRLDEEGSSIIGGAPSMDESVEGLQSKLERWRTELPPVFDRGNEFSSIRSSENRHSRRNTDSGNGLFSCFSNICGCQCQIVCGGDHQQTGGSTVGSRKKGSASERIRRNSSADNVCFI; from the exons ATGTCAACCATTTTAGCACCGTTCCAGCTCCTGGAACTCAATCTCATATCGGCACAAGACCTCGCAAATGTATCGCGTTCCATGCGGACGTACGCTGTGGCGTGGGTCCATCAGGACCGGAAACTTTCGACCCGGGTGGACTCTCAGGGAGATAACAACCCCACCTGGAACGACAAGTTCGTCTTCCGCGTCGACGACGCGTTCCTCCACTCCGACACCTCCGCAGTCATGATTGAGATTTACGCCCTCCACTGGTTCCGAGATGTCCACGTGGGCACCGTCCGTGTCCTCGTTGGTAATCTCATCCCGAACCTTCACCAGTCGAACAACCAAAACAACAACCAGGCCGTGAAGGTCGGAATGAGATTCGTGGCTCTGCAGGTCCGGAGGCCATCGGGTCGGCCACAGGGGATTCTGAATATCGGCGTGGGGATTCTCAACAGTTCCATGCGGAGCATGCCGTTGTACTCTCAGCTCAACTCCTCG GCCGTGGGATATCGCCATCTGATGGGCGAGGAGGACTCCCATCTTCAAGGCAACGGTTCTCTTCATACGGCTGTTTCGAAGCCTTCGATAAGGCGCACCAAGAGTGACACCAGCTCCATGATCGCATCAGATCTCCGGACGTCAGAATTTCGGGCGGTCCAACAGAAATCCAATCTAAATTCGAGCTCTATGGTCAACGGCTCTGAAGTGggtccaaagaaaaagaaaatatggtcCAAAGCAAGTTCGTTGATCAGCGGCTCGGAAGTCGGAAGGCGTAGgaagaacaagaacaaaataGAGTACAGCTCCATCATTAGTGGCTCCGAAGTTTATGGCATGGAAGCTCCAAACATGGGTAAACTCGCAAAACCTTACGGGAGATCAAGTTCGGTAATCAGCGGCTCGGAAGTTGGATGGGATCCAACACCGAAGAAAGGCCGGGAAAAGGCTAGTAATGGCAGACCGAGTTCTGTGCACAGCTCGTCGGAAGTAGCTGCAGAGGTGTATCCGACGCCGAAACGGGTGGTATTAAACGCAAACCCCGTTAAAGAAATCGACAACTCGTCTGAGTCGGAGGTGGAGAAACCAAAGGTGAGGCTGAGCACTCTTGAGAAATCGGGTTTCGACTTGGATTTCGGGGCCCCGAGAAAAGCCACAACTCCCATGCACCCACGTATGACTCCCAGTCACGCACGTGCGACTCCAAAGCATCCACGTGCGACCCCGGTCCACCCCCGCGCTAGTGCTACCGCTACGCCCATGCGGGCGAAATCCTTCCACAAGTTCAACGGGCTATTGGAGTACGCAACGCCGCGAAGGTCGACGGCGATGGAATACGCCACCACCCCACGCAGGTCGACGAGGGCGTTCTTGACGGAGTCTGAACTGGGTCCTTCTCCGTCGGAGGTTGCGGCGGAGATGGCGAAGGTGCAACGACTGGACGAGGAAGGGAGCTCGATCATTGGCGGGGCGCCCAGTATGGATGAGAGCGTGGAGGGGCTACAGTCAAAGCTGGAGAGGTGGCGGACGGAGCTCCCGCCGGTGTTCGACCGGGGTAATGAGTTCTCGAGTATAAGGTCCAGTGAGAATCGACATTCGCGGCGTAACACCGACAGCGGCAATGGATTGTTCTCGTGCTTCAGCAACATATGCGGGTGTCAATGTCAGATCGTTTGCGGTGGAGATCATCAACAGACGGGTGGGTCGACTGTCGGGTCGAGGAAGAAAGGTAGTGCTAGCGAGCGCATCCGCCGGAATTCCTCGGCCGACAATGTATGCTTTATCTGA
- the LOC121246968 gene encoding nuclear transport factor 2-like: MASPFTIPVTANQVGTYFVGQYYQVLQHQPDFVYQFYSESSTMLRIDGNTRETATAMLQIHALAMSLGYTGIEIKTANSLESWNGGVLVMVSGSVQIKDFSGKRNFVQTFFLAPQEKGYFVLNDIFHFVDDEPILHHSAVLLAQSKLDSKLNAPTAISDPVSNYLLGGEVQAREFVAPTEVKENGIVDNYSFAKQRLQQVPDSEDILEYNAVEESNGLLQNTLNAVDQLPSAVEEPVGEPQKHTYASILRVAKGQPAQIVASQPSANKNAPLTSEWDHASQPTTQQSVVPTNTFERFVAEVPEEVPTVEDEDEIKSVYVRNLPPSVSASEVEEEFKNFGKLSDEGVVIRSRKDVGVCYAFVEFEDMTGVQNAVKAGSVQIAGRQVYIEERRPNSNIPSRGTRRGRGRVSYQAEAPRGRFGSRNFGRGSGYDGVDRDYNKPRGNGFYRPGPRPERGLPGHQVSRSGQIPQEPFN; the protein is encoded by the exons ATGGCCTCGCCGTTTACCATTCCGGTCACTGCTAATCAG GTGGGGACTTATTTTGTGGGGCAGTACTACCAGGTTTTGCAGCACCAACCCGACTTTGTATACCAGTTCTATTCCGAGTCCAGTACCATGCTTCGTATCGACGGCAACACACGCGAGACCGCCACTGCAATGCTT CAAATCCATGCACTTGCTATGTCACTCGGTTATACTGGAATTGAAATTAAGACGGCAAATTCTCTGGAATCTTGGAATGGAGGTGTTCTTGTGATGGTTTCAGGTTCAGTGCAAATTAAGGATTTCAGTGGAAAGAGGAACTTTGTGCAGACGTTTTTCCTTGCGCCTCAGGAAAAAGGCTATTTTGTGCTTAATGACATTTTTCACTTTGTTGATGATGAACCAATTCTCCATCATTCAGCAGTGTTATTAGCCCAGAGTAAACTCGATTCCAAATTAAATGCTCCTACCGCTATTTCAGATCCAG TGTCCAATTATTTGCTTGGTGGCGAAGTCCAGGCAAGAGAGTTTGTGGCTCCTAcagaagtaaaagaaaatggTATAGTTGACAATTATAGTTTTGCAAAGCAACGATTGCAGCAAGTCCCTGATTCTGAAGACATTCTGGAGTACAATGCTGTGGAAGAGTCAAATGGTTTACTTCAGAATACTCTGAATGCTGTAGACCAACTGCCTTCTGCAGTCGAGGAACCTGTTGGAGAGCCCCAAAAGCATACTTATGCTTCTATT TTACGAGTAGCCAAGGGACAACCCGCACAAATAGTTGCTTCACAGCCATCTGCTAACAAAAATGCACCTCTTACTTCAGAGTGGGATCATGCATCACAGCCCACTACTCAGCAATCGGTTGTGCCAACAAATACATTTGAAAGGTTTGTAGCAGAGGTGCCAGAGGAGGTACCCACGGTGGAAGATGAAG ATGAAATCAAGTCTGTTTATGTCAGAAACTTGCCACCTTCTGTATCTGCTTCTGAAGTGGAGGAGGAATTCAAGAATTTTGGCAAACTCAGTGATGAGGGTGTGGTCATAAGAAGTCGCAAG GATGTTGGTGTTTGCTATGCCTTTGTTGAATTTGAAGATATGACTGGTGTTCAGAATGCTGTCAAG GCGGGTTCTGTTCAAATTGCTGGACGACAAGTATACATTGAAGAGCGGAGACCGAACAGCAATATTCCATCTCGGGGAACAA GGAGGGGCAGGGGCAGGGTTAGCTACCAAGCAGAGGCACCCAGGGGGCGTTTTGGATCCCGGAATTTTGGTAGGGGAAGTGGTTATGACGGGGTTGACCGGGACTACAACAAGCCAAGAGGAAATGGTTTCTATCGGCCAGGTCCCCGGCCAGAGAGGGGGTTGCCAGGACACCAAGTATCAAGAAGTGGACAAATTCCCCAAGAGCCATTTAATTAG
- the LOC121247128 gene encoding 28 kDa ribonucleoprotein, chloroplastic-like — protein MAATAAASVGSSFSSSIHTLKCIRSKHCPSHPPQIRISSTRMLAPISHSFRLEQLSVCGISSKWRLLRLSAAVAQEEVAVTADLEEGLGEEENNGGGEVLDGEAESPVNTKLYFGNLPYSVDSAQLAGIIQDFGSPELIEVLYDRYTGRSRGFAFVTMSSVEDCDAVLQNLDGKEYMGRTLRVNFSDKPKPKDPLYPETDHKLFVGNLSWSVTSESLTQAFQEHGNVVGARVLIDGETGRSRGYGFVCYSTKSEMETALESLNGSELEGRAMRVSLAQGKRS, from the exons ATGGCAGCCACTGCAGCCGCGTCTGTGGGCTcatctttctcttcatccatcCACACCCTCAAATGTATCCGCTCTAAGCACTGCCCATCTCACCCTCCTCAAATCAGAATTTCATCAACCCGCATGTTAGCACCCATATCTCATTCTTTCAGGCTCGAACAGCTTTCAGTCTGCGGCATCTCGAGCAAGTGGCGGCTTCTGAGGTTATCAGCTGCTGTTGCTCAGGAAGAGGTGGCAGTGACAGCTGATTTAGAAGAAGGGTTGGGAGAGGAGGAAAATAACGGAGGAGGGGAAGTATTGGATGGAGAGGCTGAAAGTCCTGTGAACACTAAGCTTTACTTTGGGAATCTGCCTTATAGTGTGGACAGTGCTCAGCTTGCTGGCATTATTCAGGACTTTGGAAGCCCAGAGCTAATTGAG GTTCTGTATGATAGGTACACTGGGAGAAGCAGAGGATTTGCATTTGTGACCATGAGTAGTGTTGAAGATTGTGATGCTGTTCTTCAAAATCTGGATGGAAAA GAATATATGGGCCGAACCTTGAGGGTGAATTTTTCGGACAAACCTAAACCTAAAGATCCTTTATATCCAGAAACAGATCATAAGCTTTTTGTTGGGAATCTGTCCTGGTCAGTCACGTCTGAGAGTTTGACACAAGCATTTCAGGAGCACGGAAATGTGGTCGGAGCAAGGGTTCTTATTGATGGAGAGACAGGAAGGTCACGTGGTTACGGTTTTGTATGCTACTCCACAAAATCAGAGATGGAAACTGCACTCGAATCTCTTAATGGATCG GAGCTAGAAGGGAGAGCAATGCGTGTAAGCCTGGCTCAAGGAAAAAGATCATAA
- the LOC121247822 gene encoding uncharacterized protein LOC121247822 isoform X1 encodes MEDRSVYPKVKVKEQNEQDDPKGSSLFPLNDDSCFPVEHEDLSPLCVAKIPISYVPNASMPTISESEGVGKNDKKIDKDDKINDRASSILRPRAILSSPDNDVTIGNKNRSKKVKQPSALKNPNLVQSSHVHCKAISSAIAESPFNTRISMDADDGKSNRRGKKGSALSVPSQKKYLRTVKPSSMGT; translated from the exons ATGGAAGACAGAAGTg TGTATCCGAAGGTGAAGGTGAAGGAACAGAACGAGCAAGATGATCCTAAGGGAAGTTCTTTGTTTCCGTTGAATGATGATTCTTGTTTTCCAG TGGAGCATGAAGACTTATCTCCACTATGTGTAGCAAAAATTCCAATCTCTTATGTACCGAATGCATCTATGCCAACAATTTCTGAATCTGAAG GAGTAGGGAAGAATGATAAGAAAATTGACAAGgatgataaaataaatgataggGCCAGTTCAATCCTGCGTCCACGTGCCATTTTATCTAGTCCAG ATAATGATGTGACGATTGGAAACAAGAATAGGAGTAAAAAAGTGAAACAACCTTCAGCTTTGAAGAATCCTAACTTGGTTCAAAGCAGCCATGTGCACTGTAAGGCTATCTCGAGCGCCATCGCTGAAAGTCCTTTCAATACAAGGATTTCCATGGATGCTGACGATGGTAAGAGCAACCGTAGAGGAAAGAAAGGGTCAGCGTTATCAGTTCCAAGTCAGAAAAAATATCTTAGAACTGTGAAACCAAGCTCTATGGGAACTTAG
- the LOC121247651 gene encoding LOW QUALITY PROTEIN: uncharacterized protein LOC121247651 (The sequence of the model RefSeq protein was modified relative to this genomic sequence to represent the inferred CDS: inserted 1 base in 1 codon) → MWRRLRSAWNVRRGFSSAVRRRIEDEGDWSYSSEWWXADSDGHTVFRSISDKGNGVVSVIAYPSSQPSDLHWPEMERWLQRRQLEVLPVCERGGRFRILGYQWRALRFNDDTRQSTAKVMAAYRESEPGSVCLMQQPHCLAVPYLKSMLSAGLATIASCSYDIIEKAVHGKKTMNILCIGHGGGSLPLFLASKIKGALIHVVEIDPLVISASIKAMGFPAFSVMTQSGQRVFSKPNAIDEVLWKGIHEKLYLYESDAENFVLDNNNLYDMIFIDAYDGDDIFPRKLWDPNSPFLKALSNQLHPEHGTVVVNLHSDSELLNPDGSVPSVLEQILPMGKYVSRISRAYKDVLVGNGKEGSGWGFTVSVPWVCNTSLVVCRGLQKSGGHLNRDFFMNTIISKSLEVENLLDLPFSCLQYIKRGLILID, encoded by the exons ATGTGGCGCAGGTTGAGATCCGCATGGAACGTCCGGCGAGGATTTTCCTCCGCAGTACGGCGGCGTATTGAGGACGAGGGGGATTGGTCTTATTCCTCCGAGTGGT GGGCTGACTCCGACGGTCACACCGTTTTCCGTTCCATTTCCGACAAAGGAAACGGCGTCGTCTCCGTCATCGCTTACCCTTCCTCTCAACCT AGTGATTTGCACTGGCCTGAAATGGAGAGATGGTTACAGCGAAGGCAGCTAGAGGTACTTCCGGTATGTGAACGCGGGGGGCGTTTTAGGATACTCGGGTACCAATGGCGGGCGCTTCGTTTTAATGATGATACTCGCCAAAGCACTGCCAAAGTGATGGCTGCTTACCGGGAATCGGAGCCCGGTTCCGTGTGTCTAATGCAACAGCCACATTGCCTGGCTGTTCCAT ATCTAAAGAGTATGCTATCAGCTGGGTTGGCTACCATAGCATCCTGTAGTTATGATATAATAGAAAAGGCGGTGCATGGTAAGAAAACTATGAACATCTTATGCATTGGTCATGGAGGGGGAAGCTTACCATTATTTTTGGCTAGTAAAATTAAAG GTGCTTTGATTCACGTGGTTGAAATTGACCCCCTTGTCATCTCAGCCTCAATCAAAGCTATGGGTTTTCCTGCTTTCTCAGTCATGACCCAATCAGGTCAGCGTGTCTTCTCCAAACCTAATGCCATTGATGAAGTTCTGTGGAAAGGCATCCATGAGAAGCTATACCTCTATGAATCAGACGCTGAGAATTTTGTCCTTGACAACAACAATCTATATGATATGATCTTCATTGATGCTTATGATGGTGACGACATCTTCCCTCGCAAGCTGTGGGACCCAAATTCCCCATTTCTAAAAGCTCTTAGTAATCAACTTCACCCGGAACATGGCACTGTTGTGGTGAACCTTCATTCAGATTCTGAACTTCTGAACCCCGATGGTTCTGTTCCATCTGTTCTTGAGCAAATTTTGCCGATGGGGAAGTACGTTTCCAGAATCTCCAGAGCATACAAGGATGTACTGGTAGGAAATGGGAAAGAAGGTTCTGGTTGGGGTTTTACTGTTTCGGTTCCTTGGGTGTGCAATACATCTTTAGTTGTGTGCAGAGGTTTACAAAAGAGTGGTGGGCATCTTAACAGGGATTTTTTTATGAACACTATCATATCAAAATCCCTTGAAGTGGAAAATCTTCTGGACTTACCTTTCTCATGCTTGCAGTATATAAAGAGAGGTTTAATATTAATTGATTGA